GCCTGCTGCTGGGCTCGCCCGCCGTGCAGCTGATCCGCTGGTCGCAATCCAGCTTTCCCGCAACGCTGCCCGGCGGGGTGGTCGACAGCCATCCGCTGATGGCACCCACCGAAATGCCGCTGCCCCCCGGGATTGCCGCGATGGCAACCGACGTGGCCGGCCGCTGGCTGAAAGAAACGACGGACGATGCAGAGCTTGATGCTGAAACAACTCACTAAGACCTATGCCGGGGTGGCGGTGCTGTCCGACGTGTCGCTGACGGTGGCGCCCGGCGAACGGGTGGCGCTGCTGGGTCACAACGGTGCCGGGAAATCGACGATGATGAAGATCATCCTCGGCCTGATCCCGCATGACGGCGGCGAGGTGAGGGTGACGGGCGCTGCACCGGGGTCGGCAGAGGCGCGCGGAGCCACCGCCTATCTGCCGGAAAACGTGGCGTTCCACCCCTCGCTGACCGGGCTGGAACAGATGCGCTTCTACCTGTCTCTGCGCGGCGAAAGCCCGCGCGAGGCACTTGCGCTGCTGGAACGCGTCGGCCTGCACGCGGCGGCAGGGCGGCGGATCGGCACCTATTCCAAGGGGATGCGCCAGCGGGTCGGGCTGGCGCAGGCGCTGATCGGCAAGCCGAAACTGCTGGTGCTGGACGAGCCGACCTCGGGCCTCGACCCGGTTTCGCGCCGCGATTTCTATGCGCTGCTCGACGGGTTGGCGGCTGACGGCGCTGCAATCCTGCTGTCATCGCACGCGCTGACGGAAGTGGAGGCGCGCACCGACCGCATCGTGATCCTGTCGCAGGGCGCGCTGGTGGCCGGCGGCACCCTGGCCGACCTGCGCCGCAGCGCCGCCCTGCCGGTAACGCTGCACGTCACGCCCCGCGACGGCGCGCTGGCGGCTGTGCAGGCCGCGCTGCCCGAGGCGATGGCGCAGGGCGGCGCGCTGACCCTGACCTGCGCGCAAGACGCCAAGCTGGCCGTGCTGACCCGCATCACGGCGTTGGGCGGTCTGGTGGCCGATCTCGACGTGCTGCCCCCCAGTCTCGAAGACATCTACAGCCATTTCAGCCGGAGGGACGGTCAATGAGGCGCATCCTCGCCACCGCCGCCGCCGAAACCCGCATCGCGGTGCGCAACCGCTGGGTCAGTATCGCCGTCGTGATGATGGTGCTGTTTTCCCTGGTGCTTTCGGCGGCGGGTTCGGCCCCTTCCGGCGCGCTGGGGGCAGACCGGCTGTCGGTCACGGTCGCCAGCCTGACCAGCCTTGCGGTCTATCTCGTGCCGCTGGTGGCGCTCTTGATGTCGTTCGACGCGGTGGCGGGCGAGGTGGAGCGCGGCACGCTGCCGTTGCTGCTGACCTATCCGGTATCGCGGGCCGAGGTTTTGCTGGGCAAGCTGCTGGCGCATCTGGCGATTCTGACGCTGGCGGTGGCGGCGGGCTATGGCGTGGCCGCCGGGGCCGCCATCGCGGTGGACCCCGAGGCGGCCAGCGGCCTGCCCGCGCTGTGGCGGCTGATGTGGTCGTCGATGCTGCTGGGCGCGACCTTTCTGGGGGTGGGCTATGCGATCTCGGCGCTGTCGCG
The nucleotide sequence above comes from Paracoccaceae bacterium Fryx2. Encoded proteins:
- a CDS encoding ABC transporter ATP-binding protein, encoding MLKQLTKTYAGVAVLSDVSLTVAPGERVALLGHNGAGKSTMMKIILGLIPHDGGEVRVTGAAPGSAEARGATAYLPENVAFHPSLTGLEQMRFYLSLRGESPREALALLERVGLHAAAGRRIGTYSKGMRQRVGLAQALIGKPKLLVLDEPTSGLDPVSRRDFYALLDGLAADGAAILLSSHALTEVEARTDRIVILSQGALVAGGTLADLRRSAALPVTLHVTPRDGALAAVQAALPEAMAQGGALTLTCAQDAKLAVLTRITALGGLVADLDVLPPSLEDIYSHFSRRDGQ
- a CDS encoding ABC transporter permease subunit — protein: MRRILATAAAETRIAVRNRWVSIAVVMMVLFSLVLSAAGSAPSGALGADRLSVTVASLTSLAVYLVPLVALLMSFDAVAGEVERGTLPLLLTYPVSRAEVLLGKLLAHLAILTLAVAAGYGVAAGAAIAVDPEAASGLPALWRLMWSSMLLGATFLGVGYAISALSRRPSGAAGLAIGLWLVMIVLYDLGLLAAVVADDGGTFTTTVFPYALLANPADAFRLYNLAASQATAAAAGISGAANAIPVWQSLTSILLWPPVALALAIAAFRKVTP